The window GACCGCAGCGCGGCGGCCACTTCCGGCGTTACGTGCTGCGGTCCCATCCCGACACCGAGAATTAGAACCTTTAACGGCGCAGCCATGTCAGCGGTCCTCCAGATCGCCTTCGACATCAAGATAGGCCTGCCGCAGCGCCGCGAGCGTTTCGGGCGACGGGTCGGCCCACAGCCCACGGTCCGCAGCCTCTTGCAGCCGTTCGACGATCCCCTGCAGTGCCCAGGGATTCGAGGTGTCGAGAAATTCGCGGGTGGTGGGGTCGAGGACATATTCCTGCGCGAGCTTCTCGTACATCCAGTCGTGGACCACCCCGGCTGTTGCGTCGAACCCGAACAGATAGTCGACGGTCGCAGCGAGCTCGAATGCCCCTTTGTAGCCGTGTCGGCGCATCGCCGCGATCCACCGCGGATTGACCACCCGGGACCGGAAGACCCGGGCGGTCTCCTCGGACAGCGTCCGGGTGCGGACCGCGTCCGGGGTCGTCGAATCCCCCACATAGGCCTTCGGGTCGGACCCGGTCAACGCACGTACCGTCGCCACCATGCCGCCGTGATATTGAAAATAGTCGTCGCTGTCGGCGATGTCGTGCTCGCGCGTATCAATGTTCTTGGCCGCCACCTTGATTCGTCTGTAGTTGGTGCGCATGTCATCGGCAGCCGCCACCCCGTCCAAACCCCGCCCGTAGGCGAACCCGCCCCAGGCGGTGTAGACCTCGGCGAGGTCTTTGTCGTCGCGCCACGTGCCGGCCTCCACAACTTGAAGAATGCCTGCCCCGTAGGAGCCCGGTTTGGAGCCGAAAACCCGTATCGTGGCCCGACGTTCGTCGCCGTGCTCGGCCAGATCCGCGCGCGCATGCGCGGCGACGAAGTTCTGCTCGTCGGTCTCGCCCAGTTTCGCGACCATCCGGACGGCGTCGTCGAGCATTGCGACGACGTGTGGGAACGCGTCACGGAAGAACCCGGAGATACGCACCGTGACATCAATCCGCGGCCGCCCCAGTTCGTTCAAGGAGATCACCGAGAGCCGAGACACCCGCCGGGATGCCTCATCCCATTCGGGGCGCACGCCCAGCAGCGCCAGCACCTCGGCGATGTCGTCACCGGAGGTCCGCATGGCGCTGGTACCCCACACCGACAGGCCGACCGACTCTGGATAGCTGCCGGTGTCGTCGAGGTAGCGCTGGATCAGCGAATCCGCCATCGCCTGGCCGGTCTGCCACGCCAGCCGCGACGGTACCGCCCGCGGGTCGACCGTGTAGAAGTTGCGGCCGGTCGGCAGGACGTTGACCAATCCGCGCAGCGGCGAACCCGAAGGCCCAGGGCGGATGAAACCGCCTGCCAGTGCGCGCATTACCGCATCCAGCTCCTCGGCAGTACCGGCCAGCCGCGGGACTACCTCCGTGGCCGCGAACCTCAGTACCGCCTGCACGTTCGGATCGTCGTGCAAGGTGGCGATCGCCGCGACGTTCCACCCGCCGGCCTCCATCGCTTCGATCAGCGCACGGGCTCGGCCTTCGATCTCATCGACAGCCCTTGTCCCGGCGCCTTCCTTCAGCCCCAGTGCCGCACGCAGGCCGGGCACCGCCTGATCCCGGCCGCCCCATACCTGCGAGGCACGCAGGATTGCCAGTACCAGGTTGACCCGAGGCGGACCTACCGGAGCGCCGCCCAACACGTGCAGTCCATCGCGAATCTGGGCGTCCTTGATCTCACAGAGCCAGCCGTCGACGTGGAGGATGAAGTCGTCGAATTCCTCATCGTCCGGTCGGTCTTCGAGACCGAGATCGCGGTGTAGTTCCGCGGCATGCATCAGGTTCCAGATCTCACCGCGGATGGCCGGCAGCTTCGCCGGATCCATCGAGGCGATATTGCCGTACTCGTCCAAAAGTTGTTCCAGCCGCGCGATGTCGCCGTAGCTTTCCGCACGCGCCATCGGCGGGATGAGGTGGTCGACGATGGTGGCATGTGCGCGCCGTTTGGCTTGTGCGCCTTCGCCGGGATCGTTGACGAGGAACGGATAGATCAGCGGCAGGTTGCCGATGGCCGCGTCGGTGGCGCATTCCGCTGACAGCGCAGCGTTCTTGCCGGGTAACCATTCCATCGAGCCGTGCTTGCCGAGATGCACCACCGCATGCGCGCCGAAACCCTCCTCCAGCCAGCGGTACGCCGCGAGGTAATGGTGGCTCGGCGGCAAGTCGGGGTCGTGATAGATGGCGATGGGGTTCTCGCCGAAACCACGCGGCGGCTGGATCATCAGCACGATGTTGCCCGTTCGCAGTGCG is drawn from Candidatus Mycolicibacterium alkanivorans and contains these coding sequences:
- the cobN gene encoding cobaltochelatase subunit CobN; its protein translation is MTSASQARRIALLSTSDTDLLSARASRAAFNLGNPVRQDLSPVISGSDIVVLRVLGSSAEIEPQLNELRASRLPLVVLGGERQPSAELMECSTLPIGVAAQAHAYLVEGGPVNLAQLHAFLCDTVLLTGEGFDEPVAIPEWGYGKRPGGAAALEDVSDSARDKVRVGVLYYRAHEISGNAGFAHALVEAIDATGAGVGVPIFASSLRSAPQEVYDALGSLDALVVSVLAAGGSKPSGVSAGGEDGSWDIERIAALNIPTLQGLCLTSSRAEWVAGTDGVTPLDSATQIAIPEFDGRIITAPFSFKEIDADGLPHYVADPERCARVAGIAVKHAVLRHVPNKDKKLALVLSAYPTKHSRVGNAVGLDTPVSTVRLLRRLAEAGYDIGDGFGVLDIEDETEAGDRLIHTLIAAGGQDEQWLTSAQLTDAQVTITAEQYGAWTADLPAALRDSMVDAWGPAPGQLFVNDAGEIVVAALRTGNIVLMIQPPRGFGENPIAIYHDPDLPPSHHYLAAYRWLEEGFGAHAVVHLGKHGSMEWLPGKNAALSAECATDAAIGNLPLIYPFLVNDPGEGAQAKRRAHATIVDHLIPPMARAESYGDIARLEQLLDEYGNIASMDPAKLPAIRGEIWNLMHAAELHRDLGLEDRPDDEEFDDFILHVDGWLCEIKDAQIRDGLHVLGGAPVGPPRVNLVLAILRASQVWGGRDQAVPGLRAALGLKEGAGTRAVDEIEGRARALIEAMEAGGWNVAAIATLHDDPNVQAVLRFAATEVVPRLAGTAEELDAVMRALAGGFIRPGPSGSPLRGLVNVLPTGRNFYTVDPRAVPSRLAWQTGQAMADSLIQRYLDDTGSYPESVGLSVWGTSAMRTSGDDIAEVLALLGVRPEWDEASRRVSRLSVISLNELGRPRIDVTVRISGFFRDAFPHVVAMLDDAVRMVAKLGETDEQNFVAAHARADLAEHGDERRATIRVFGSKPGSYGAGILQVVEAGTWRDDKDLAEVYTAWGGFAYGRGLDGVAAADDMRTNYRRIKVAAKNIDTREHDIADSDDYFQYHGGMVATVRALTGSDPKAYVGDSTTPDAVRTRTLSEETARVFRSRVVNPRWIAAMRRHGYKGAFELAATVDYLFGFDATAGVVHDWMYEKLAQEYVLDPTTREFLDTSNPWALQGIVERLQEAADRGLWADPSPETLAALRQAYLDVEGDLEDR